DNA sequence from the Pomacea canaliculata isolate SZHN2017 linkage group LG7, ASM307304v1, whole genome shotgun sequence genome:
GGCCCAAAAAGCCGCAGGTAACCTTTAAGCATCACGTGACTCGAGAACCGCCTTCACATTGCATGAAACGTAGTCAGGTGGCTTCAAAacgattaaaatattttcattttactgtGAACAATGCCTCGAAAGATGTTAAAATAAGCAATTCGTTTTTTTGGCGAGAGCAGATATGCGACAGACTTTACACAGAGTTGCATTTACtaagaaaatttgtttgttttttcgcagggggtgaaaaaaagatgtttgacACCGCGACGGCATCAATCATTGTAATGGTTGTTGCCTTTATAGTTGCCATCATAATTGCCCTATGCAGTAAGTATatattaatgatttaaaaattacttatgaATTAGTGCTTTTGACACTTTAGAACGCTGAGTAGAATAATTATATAATGACTGGGACTGCTGGAACAATATCCCACCCCATTTTCCCGCAAAAACGAATGACAAATGAATGCTAATGTGTTATGTTTGAACACTTAAATTATTTGCTCATAGTTATTAATCTCGACTTTGTACAATTTATGGTTTTCCCGTATTTCAGTCTTCTATTTCTCCCCTTTTTTTCAGAACTTTCCGGTATGCTAGCTATGTTTACCTTCTAGattgatttttaaacaaatgatattttgtcattttctttcacaaagtTAGCGAAAatattaatagaaatacaagTCATgcctaaatatatatatctacacgaACCTAATtctaattatctcccttttcagCCACTGATTTGCAAGGTGATTaatataaaaagtttttcttcacTGCTTTTTAGTACTCAAGGTAGCGGTTAAGAGGGACGcaaaaaagtgcaaaaacaaGAAGTATTATAATTCACTGGTATATCCTGTTTACGAAATTAGTGAACTACATCAAAATATATTCTATTCTTAGTGTGCTGAAATTAAGggacttgttttttttttctattacacCTATTTATTTCTATTACTTAATCATGGAATCATAAACACTCTTAACtaattatttaacattaaattTGATATGTTGCAGTATTATACATAGCACAATCCATGGAAGTGGCCGAAATGTAAGTATTCACTTTAAATtctttaaacaaactttatttataacaaagaCGTataacatgaaaagaaaaatatacactgAGGTGTACAAACGTATGAACGGGgatataaaagcaaaaaaaaaaacaaattaacagtTCTCTCTTTGGCGGAGGTGTGTTATAATATTACTATATCCTacagttgaaaaagaaaaggacttACAAACTAGAAACTGACAGATGGGAAAATACAAGCAAttagaaagacagacaaacagaaatatcgAAGAACTACAAGGACATGCGAGGagccaaacaaaaaagaagttgATTACTTTACTCTATTATTTTGAATCTCAAAAAGTTAATTATCGCAGAAATCAACATTCGTTTAGAGCTAATCATACCTATTCCTTCACGCTTTAATActtaattatgtttttttgtcttttacaggGAAGTCAGGGGAGGGAACTAACTGTATTCGTAGCTAATATAAGATAAAGGGTTAGAAGATACATTGTCTGCCGTGTTATTGTCGCATGCAAAAAGCAATATTGTCACACATTGTCTAAAAAGCGCTAAACATGCTGTaaaacacacattctttcttaaTATCGGCATTGAGTCAAAACTATTGTGTAagctaaggaaaaaaaaggaaaacttttttcctgtgacaactttcaaacattttcatatACTGTTATAACTCCATATGcataaaatgtaaacagacGTCAAGACGAGGGTTAAAACTTGTTACTccactttaacttttttccagtgtgcaagaaattaaagcagcagaagaaaaaaaagaagaagaaccaCCACCGGCTGCagaagaggaagagggagagggagagggtgagggagagggagaaaaagcaGAAGAGGAACCACCAGACGAATAGGCGGAACCAAATAATGAGATGTGTAGGAAAAGCAGTTAAATAGTATAATGCTCTTTATTCACTCTACATCGGATTAAGATCCTTCAATATAATATTCTATGACTTAGAAttcacagtcttttttttacCAAGGATGTAAATGAGCGCTAAAGTGttacaaatcatttttacaagttttatttgatCTGCGTTTCGATCagaatgcataaaaattatCAATCTGATTATTAAAGTCCATGTATTTAATGTGATAAAGATTGctttttgttgatattatttgttttgctaatTTGATAAACTAGTTGCTAAAATTGTCTGTGCCTGTTGgtgtgctttttatttgtttattttatgttctttttagtTATCACGGTGTGGCGGTAGTGTCTTACATTTATTAAGCTTTTCCTTGGAAGtcattaaaaaagttaataGTTATGGATTGTcaaaatagaaacatttgttGCCGTATAATAGctttagcattttatttttaaaaaaatttaaaagaaatcatcGGCCGATTAGCTATTGTAGTTcttattgctttctttttgttctgaatatataaatctaaataaaaatatatgcataatGAAAATAGCTTCGAAACGGAAAGTGCTTCTCATTGTAGCTGGAAAAACGTAgagtcagaaaatgtttttaatgtgataATGAATGAGTTCTTTAAATTTTGAGGATTGCTAGACATCAAATGTGTTTTATATGAATACTTTCTATACTTTTAGTATGTACTTTTTTACAAGTAAGATACCAATATtcctacatttattttgtttatttcagctAAGCAATCACAGTTAATGATAAGCGTGTTCACTAAGcagttataatttgtttgttaaagAGTTAACGTGCTGAAcgatgtaaaaacaaatgttagaTACCCATGAAGAGTCTGTTAATAGAGGCGTGTTGGACATTGTTAATGCAAGAACATGagcaattttaattattttgacagattttgtttgcggtcagtttttctttaaaagtaatcaaacatttcctattttgtctttaatataataaatattatgtttttttattaacttgtgtttttttaaaaattctctgCTGGACATAAAAAATGctccaaaaatattttccataggatttatatatatatattattgtaatttttttatttattccgtAAACTGCCATGTATTTGATTTCTTAGCTTCGAGATTACTTCTAAATTTCAGTTAGAAACGTCTAAGTTTTCTTCACAAATATTCTTAAAGAGTTTCTatatgttatttctttttttttttcgttctgcCAACCAGTgttaaaatatgtcaaaagtttagaaaaaacaacaaactatgAATGGTTTGCTTCTGATTAGGTGTCTTTTTAGATGTTactgaaaatgtaattttgcattatggaaacagttttgaaaaagtcgtgattttataatttattcacTATAATTTCACTGAACATGTTAAATTGATGGCCTATGCACACAACTTACATCGTCATCAAACATCCTCGTCCCTGTCATAAACTCCATATTGTTCGACATTGTGTCATTTGATTGATACCAGACGTGTTGGATGTTCTTTAGAAGTAAAATGAGTTATCAGGCAATAGTtgatatattttgtcatttttttttttttggctaaaTCAACCGTGTTTTGAGATATCTGATTTAGAGGTGCATGACCCTTTTGCTTAATCTATCTCCCTTTACTTTTTTGGCATGTTAATTATTCTTCTGAGTAATTGATTGCTTGACATCGGCTGTGTTTCTCTTTCACAAAAACTCACATGCAATCTTACGGACATTAGCGTGTTCTTTTAgttctaaacaaaaacaactataTCCGCCTCTTACATGCCTAATATAAGTTTACTTATAGAATAATTAATGTTACAGCACTCGCTGTGTAAAAATACacgatacaaataaaaagaacttaaCTCATTTACATACAATTATTACTCTTTACAATATCACTTCTAACTCTGTTCTATTCAGATTTTGTTTCCCAAAGCAATAGTCCGTCGGATCTGAAGAACAAACGGTTAGCGCTGACAATGTCACTGTCAACGACGCTGACACATCAGGATGTAGTGACGACACAGTTGCAGTCACTGGGGACTGACATTCCTCGAATCCATAAAcagtgtatatatgtatatgtcgaaatatatatattaacgaCAACGAATGTCCAAGAAAAGATGCCGGGTCTTAGGAACAGAAGATGaaactttgtcttttaaattttaatgttttataggCTAAGAaagcataacacacacacacacacacacacacacacacacacacacacacacacacacacacacacacacacacacacacacacacacacacacacacacacacacacacacacacacgcagaaacacacacgcacacgcacgcacacgcacgcacacacacagagttttctCACTGTCGTCTTCCTGATGACTACGTTTGATTACAGAAAATCTCCATTTCTGTAAATTGTTATCCTTCCTTCCTGCCTAACCGCTCCCGTGCCTGCACGCATGTGTAAACAGAGGAAGCTGGTGAGTGCACACAACTCGAAAAACTTCAGTAAGCCAACAACCCTCTTGATATACTCTACAACGTATTTCCGTTTGAGTAATGCTCCATTTCCCAGTAAAACTTGATTCTACAACATCCTTGCAGTCTCACAGTCGTGTCAGTCCAGACTCCTCCCAGTCCCCAACATCTAAGATCATGGAGCTGAGGTCGTTAGaatttgtttgatattttctgtcTGGATTCCATTCTTAGGTAAGTAAACCATTTGTGCTACTTCAGTAAACCTTCCCATTCCATAGTgacgtatttttatttactgatagTATCACTTGTAGGATAGAAAGTAGTTAAAAACAGATTGAAGTATATTTACATAATGTTTCGTCAGATACATTTTGAAtgcaataaataagagaaaatatttttttcatagagGTTAAATCATTACAACCATCTTTCTTTGTAAACTCTATTGTATCCTACATTATACTTTCATAAAACTATTAGTGAGTCTTTATGTGAAGATCCACCGTAAGGTATATGAAGTATTTAACTTGACACCAAATAATGAGCACAGATTGATCATTTGTTATGACGGATGTGAAAAGGATTGCTTTTGGCTGGCTGGGATAGTAAGACAAATAATCTACATGTAAAGGGAGTCTGAATTATGCTGTATTACAATATTATAATGCATTTATTAACAGCTGCACAGTTGACTGTTCGACTTATCAACGGGACCTACAACTCGGGACGTTTGGAAGTATTTTTACAATGCACATGGAACACTGTGTGCGACGATGAGTTCGGACAAGAGGAGGCGAGAGTGGTTTGCAGGATGTTGGGCTTTGAGAGGTGGGTGAACACTACTTATGGAActtgattttaatatttatttacacgtaTTAATGGATGAGTGGAGATATGCATACCCATTAGTCAGTGTGTATGCTTCTGTACAATGTATagcaaagtgttttatttactgtttactcTCACTTAGGTAATACAGAAGGAGAGTAAGAGAATACTAGTGTATAGAGAGGACTGCCTTGATGTATAAAACAACCATCAGAGCCGTGCAGAAGAAGAACAgtgactattttattttaatcaaaactGTGAATTATtagagttatatatatatatttatgtatgtgaaTGTAATTTTAGTACGGTagataaattattaaaaagtaaggATGTGTATAATTTTGTAGTACCTGACATTTTACAGAAACTAATTTTATTATATGATTGCTTGTAGAGAGGTGGGTCTTACCCTCTAAGTCTGTATTGTAGTGTAGGTCTATTTGCTTATCATATAAGAAAGGTTATTAATTCTGGTAGTTTGTATGTCTGACAGCACTGGCGCAGCTTTTGTGGAATCATATATTTACGGGGCAGGCGAAGGAAATATTTTGCTCGATGACTTGAGATGTAGGGGAACGGAGACCAGTCTGTCTCAGTGTGTCCACCGTGGATTCTACTCACACAACTGCGGACACCTGGAAGATGTCGGCGTTATTTGCAACACCGGTAAGATAATGACTATTGTTTTGAAATGATTCTTTAACATTTACCACGAAAAACCATTTTAGTAGTATGATTTCGTTGACCTTGTCATAGCGAAGGAAAATAACAAGTTTTTCGTGTGTTGAGATGTGGAGCTGACCGCACGGTTGTTCGGAGGGACGCCATGGGCGGGTCGGCTACAGATCTTTTACAAAGGGAACtggagcacagtgtgtgacGATGACTTCGGAAAGGAGGAGGCGAGGGTGGCTTGCAGAATGCTAGGTTATGACAGGTGTGTAGTGTAGATCACCTTGACCAATATCTTTTATccttaattatttaaaagtttacattaaCTTACTTATTATCGATAGTTACGTTCgctattaatttgtttaattgGATTGAAATCAACGTTACAATAAAATGCACTTATTGAGTTTTCCCAATCTAAGTTGTGTTGCTAAAACTGTAAACTGGAAAAATGAGCAAATCTTCTAAGCCATGCTTATAAACATGAATAATTTTATGTGATCCAGTCTGATTCTCATTATGTAAATGTGTGATTGGATGCAAATTTCTACAgcttaataataaacatgtatttGAAGACTAAGTCCTTTCTAGTGTGCTCTATTTGCTTTAGCATATTTCCTGCAATCTGATGTTACAGTCGTGAAGCTTATGCTGTGGGATCAGCCATGTATGGACAAGGTAATGGAAACATTCTCTTCGATAATGTTGTTTGTCGGGGCACAGAGACAACCCTGGCGCAGTGTAAGCACAACGGGTACAACACTCATAACTGTGGAAATAGCGAGGACGTTGGAGTCATCTGCAAAGTGGGTGAGAATATACTGGAGGTTTTGACATGAATATGGAGTATTGGAGACACATCGCAGTAACTGTCCCTTGTCGCAGTGTGTtaataatgtatgtttacaaagTGGATATGACTTACGACAGCGctgttgtttagtttttaatttggagggagagtgcttccaccCCACGGTGATTTCACTCTGACAGCGCTTTTGCACGTCGGCGTCTTATCAATAAGCTGGTCAGTCtgcactttaatttttaatatgtatttaataAGCCCTGTTTGTTTCTGTAAGCTTTTTGTTGAAAGCTTTTGAAAACCATTTCGGTGGATGATCATACGATGGCTGGACAATAACTAAAGCAATGCTTCAGTGATTGTTAATGTCATTAATGTTGTTTGAATAGACGCTGGCCATATTCGACTCACTGGAACCCAGCGAACCAGAAATGATACGGGGCGAGTTGAGTTTCTACTTGGTCCTACGTGGACCACACCTTGCATCAAAAACTTTAGCGCCGACGCTGCCAAAGTCATCTGCAGGCAGCTTGGCTTACCTTCGTAAGCATCTTCTTTCCTTTACTGAGCGTGTGATGACAATGAAAAGAGGAACAAACTAACATTTGTAAACTATGAAAATAATGAAGCAGAAGGGCAGAAGTAAATTAAGGAGATGAACGGACTTTTAAACGCATGAGTGCAGATGCCTTTGTATACATGGGGTAGGAAATTATGTTCTTTGTATACTGTGGACGATTCCCATATATTCGACCCATTGTTTCTGTCTCTGTCGCACCTAGGAAAGCTTCCATTATGACGGCTGGATCTCCGTTTGGACCCAGGCAGGGAGGCTTTGTGAACGTCGATCTGATCTGCACAGGAAGTGAACCCAGCATACTAGGCTGTTTCCAGAATTTTACTGGCTTCAAAAACAGCTGCAGTACAGATAATTTTGGCATCATTTGTAGTGAAtgtaagagaattttttttcttcttttgcttaatataaaatgcatttagTATTTATCCTAAAGTATATATTATACTGATATAAAACACATATGAGCAAACAATACCATTAAGCTCCAGATCACTATTTCTTAATGGACTAGCAATGCTTGGATAGTAACTTATACAATTTAAACCTATTTACAactatgtatgtatgcattatTTCTCTGTCTATATGTTTACTCGCATTTCTACATATCTGCCTATGTTCATTCATATTCGtacaaagataagaaaaataattaagacGGACTCGTTCACGACTATTACAACAAATCTGactgttgtttttaataattgttgtcGTATGTGTGCgttgaaaaagttaaaaaaaaacttacatgcCATCACGTTTATAGTGTAACAAATACTGTggttgaaaatgtgtttactcATAATAATCTTGTGCATAACTATGTTTTTTATGATATCTTTTAGCAAATTCTTCTCTTTTCATCGTCACTGGACAAAGCACAAACAACCCTGGGTATCCATTATTAGAAGGAACCAATGCTACGTTAAAATGTGAGAGCACACAGCGAAGTCTGTCTGGACTTGTTTACACCTGGCCAGAGACTGCAGGTGGTCGTCCTTCTGGGCAGTACCTGACTTTTAGCAACGTATCCAGAGCACAGAATGGTGGGAGAGTCAGATGTATGGCTACCTACAATGTGTTTTACTCCAGAAAACAAGCAACCAGTGACACTTTGGACCTACAGGTCTACTGTACGTATTTAGGAACGTTTGGTCTGTTGAAGCcgaaataaacaaagcaaaattttgataacattttatacaaaaatgcattttaagtgACTAAAAGTAAGAGAGATATAGACTTGGGTGAAATCTCAataaatattctatttttagcGTATAAACTGGCTCTAAGGATATAAAAGACATACTGCTAAGAATATTTTTAgctttaaagtaaaaaaaagctaccatttgaattgtttttaaaatcttacaaaatgtTTGGTAAATATATTGTTGTCTTGGTTTGTGAATAACAACAATAGTTTCGCAACCGTGACAAACACAGAAGTGTTTGTCAATCTGAGACAAATTTGGTTAAAGTaaggtgttgttgttgctttcaCAGATCGCCCTTCTATCAGTGTAACCTGGGATTCATGCCAAACCGCGGACTCGGGTCCAAAGCAATGTGTTGTTGTTCAGAACCAGAATGTTGCCCTTCAGTGTGACGCGGACAGCAACCCGCGGCCATCTTCTACACGTTGGTCTGGAAGAATGAACAGCACAACTGGACGGTTGCAGATCATCGCAGCAGATAAGAGAAAACACCACGGCTTGTacacttgtcacgtgaccactgacACAGTGTCTGGAGGAATACGTCAACCTTTGTCAACAAGTTATACCTTTGCTGTTATTGTGAAATGTAATTAAGTATACTTCTccttttttgtaacaaagaATTAAAGGATTATTATGGCGCAacaatcttttttattattagcttAGTTAAACTCTTTGATTTCGATTAAAAAAGTTCTCCATTTCAATTACGTTTCATAGTTTGTTTCGAATATTTCTGCCATGAAATTTCCGCAGATGGTGTGTTATATTCTTTTGATATAATGGCAAATGGCAGTATTAGTAATAGAAAGGAGAAAAACGTTTTGTATTAATAGCAGTAGAAGCATCTGTCTTTTTTGAAGCATAATTTTTCCTGCAATTTTTTTAC
Encoded proteins:
- the LOC112569381 gene encoding uncharacterized protein LOC112569381, yielding MSRRLHFAGRWSLPLVFVFSSSEFLSAVRAQKAAGGEKKMFDTATASIIVMVVAFIVAIIIALCILYIAQSMEVAEIVQEIKAAEEKKEEEPPPAAEEEEGEGEGEGEGEKAEEEPPDE
- the LOC112569291 gene encoding hemicentin-1-like, which encodes MLGFESTGAAFVESYIYGAGEGNILLDDLRCRGTETSLSQCVHRGFYSHNCGHLEDVGVICNTDVELTARLFGGTPWAGRLQIFYKGNWSTVCDDDFGKEEARVACRMLGYDSREAYAVGSAMYGQGNGNILFDNVVCRGTETTLAQCKHNGYNTHNCGNSEDVGVICKVDAGHIRLTGTQRTRNDTGRVEFLLGPTWTTPCIKNFSADAAKVICRQLGLPSKASIMTAGSPFGPRQGGFVNVDLICTGSEPSILGCFQNFTGFKNSCSTDNFGIICSESNSSLFIVTGQSTNNPGYPLLEGTNATLKCESTQRSLSGLVYTWPETAGGRPSGQYLTFSNVSRAQNGGRVRCMATYNVFYSRKQATSDTLDLQVYYRPSISVTWDSCQTADSGPKQCVVVQNQNVALQCDADSNPRPSSTRWSGRMNSTTGRLQIIAADKRKHHGLYTCHVTTDTVSGGIRQPLSTSYTFAVIVKYAPRVVRFHMNAERSQFVNVEEHSKVNMQCEAEGMPTPYMKIFSHVDSSQRVLASRPQGKIQLSEEKGYLGFSLTYTSCEASGNYTCEVDNGSGEDRASIKLLVRCAPRIRNTTELVPVMDMRDNDGYLSVQIIAYPSPQVTSRTFLGPDLKDDIRGVPADNRLQVNCAANNLAPSSVTCNITIVNMTNDDKGVYKIIFSNSLGYLPFRFEVRKRERSAFPQSYLFLIIMSLGGGMLVFLIIVTIVQLTRFKGKDKHIKKRCTKPRQDREVVLSLQDIISSETENAYFEKNVLDTAVNVNPQKTYDTDVLYANTAQLEEEVEGSTHDYINVQDAWKRTGI